A single Polynucleobacter acidiphobus DNA region contains:
- a CDS encoding APC family permease: MSVPDELSKNTLGSSESIIMGIAGTAPAFSVAVTTAAIVSSVGELSVGSVLFCGLIMFGIVLAFMNLSKITANAGAAYAWVGHVFGPNWGFFTGWGLLVASVCFMVSATIPAASSTLLLIAPSYVENTHAIAAVAAIWLTLITILVARGIKHSSYVQISFTIIEATILIAIIVGAFIQYWDAPVRIPTLQWISPLSFSPGLFATGALIAIFFFWGWDVTMNLSEESKSSQGHASGAASTGAFWSVINMILFFSIMMVVVLIVLTDDEISSANTNVLFAVASKLFPEPWNYLAVFCTILSTVGTIETQILQFSRSLFSMSRDGMMHPSYSKIHPKWQTPWIATLAIWVLGLLLLFTSSYMPTVKSILSSSIMAIGFQICFYMSLAGFACAWYYRSQLSNGPSHAIGYVIWPFLSALFMVFIAIYSAQTFDFLTNLIGLGGLALGFIPLYLNRIRNHRRSVSN; this comes from the coding sequence ATGTCTGTACCCGACGAACTATCTAAAAACACCCTAGGTAGTTCTGAATCCATCATCATGGGTATTGCAGGAACTGCCCCCGCATTTAGTGTGGCGGTAACCACTGCAGCGATTGTTTCTTCGGTAGGCGAGCTTTCGGTTGGCAGCGTGCTATTTTGCGGGCTCATTATGTTTGGGATTGTCCTAGCCTTCATGAACCTAAGCAAAATTACTGCTAATGCGGGCGCTGCTTATGCATGGGTGGGCCACGTATTTGGACCCAATTGGGGATTTTTTACTGGTTGGGGTCTTTTGGTGGCTTCGGTATGCTTTATGGTGTCGGCAACGATTCCAGCCGCTAGCTCCACACTGTTATTAATTGCGCCAAGCTATGTTGAGAATACCCATGCCATTGCAGCTGTTGCAGCGATTTGGCTGACACTAATTACAATTCTGGTGGCTAGGGGAATCAAGCACTCCAGCTATGTACAAATTAGCTTCACAATCATTGAGGCAACTATTTTGATAGCCATTATTGTTGGCGCATTTATTCAATACTGGGATGCCCCGGTGCGCATACCAACGTTGCAGTGGATTTCGCCATTGTCATTCTCTCCAGGACTATTCGCGACAGGCGCTTTAATCGCAATTTTCTTCTTCTGGGGATGGGATGTCACGATGAACCTAAGTGAGGAGAGTAAATCGAGTCAGGGTCATGCATCTGGTGCGGCAAGTACCGGTGCCTTTTGGTCTGTGATCAACATGATTCTCTTTTTCTCGATCATGATGGTAGTTGTCCTGATTGTATTGACGGATGATGAGATTTCAAGTGCCAATACTAATGTCTTATTCGCAGTTGCAAGCAAGCTATTTCCGGAACCATGGAACTATCTTGCTGTCTTTTGTACGATTTTGAGTACAGTTGGAACAATCGAAACCCAAATTCTGCAATTTAGTCGGAGTTTATTCTCGATGTCTCGGGATGGCATGATGCATCCGTCCTATTCAAAAATTCATCCAAAGTGGCAAACGCCATGGATTGCAACCCTGGCAATCTGGGTTTTAGGACTTTTGCTGTTATTTACTTCATCGTATATGCCGACCGTGAAATCGATCCTCTCAAGCTCCATCATGGCGATTGGATTTCAAATTTGTTTCTATATGAGTCTTGCGGGTTTTGCATGTGCTTGGTACTACCGCTCTCAATTATCCAATGGGCCAAGTCATGCAATTGGCTATGTTATTTGGCCATTTCTATCAGCATTATTCATGGTCTTTATTGCGATCTACAGTGCCCAAACTTTTGATTTTCTGACTAATCTCATTGGCTTAGGTGGTCTTGCCCTTGGGTTTATCCCTTTATACCTAAACCGAATTCGTAATCATCGACGTTCGGTATCAAATTAA
- a CDS encoding EF-hand domain-containing protein, which yields MKKAAFSLIMLAALGTTFAQESRTDREIDERFAAADKNKDGKLTLEEAKAGMPRVAANFQRIDTQKKGYVTAAEIMAMADR from the coding sequence ATGAAGAAAGCCGCATTCTCTTTAATTATGCTTGCAGCCCTTGGTACGACATTCGCTCAAGAATCAAGAACTGATCGCGAGATTGATGAGCGCTTTGCAGCTGCCGATAAAAATAAGGATGGCAAGTTGACCTTAGAGGAAGCAAAAGCTGGAATGCCAAGAGTTGCAGCCAACTTCCAGCGCATTGATACCCAGAAGAAGGGCTATGTAACCGCCGCAGAAATTATGGCAATGGCTGATCGTTAA
- a CDS encoding amidohydrolase, translating to MTLIKKILTIVLLSSASLTFAKGNADTIFYGGPIVTVNQKNDEVQALAVQGGKIVAVGNKDAVTKDWQSKTTQLVDLKGQTLMPGFVEPHVHIMITSVFEGLGLNLSNFNLPYDTKETLIAKMKAHLKNVPKGGWLFGFGVDPSRTSPFMAELNADDLDKVSKDVPIFIVNQSGHIGYVNRKAFELAGVTDKTPNPKGGGIYVKDANGKLTGKLVEPPSYLPFMAKMPNPTEAELIGAILGTMRKMASVGVTTASEMSVGGNFGVDKEIAIYKGLFAKNLSPIRVRGYLFSEAMPPGYKTIKSNEGDDRLRFIGIKYISDGSTQGLTAALREPYTYPKGSSWSGALNYKDDEIYQSMKSYFDQGWQISTHSNGDKAIDQTLKSYTKLLAGNSKPQDRRLRIEHFTVNHPAQVQQTVKLGVIPSFTIGHVDYWGSAFYNQIIGADRAKRIDPAGEIKRAGGKFTLHSDTPVSNVGPLNYITESVTRMWQLPPSKALGPDQAISVDDAIRAITIDAAYQIFADQLVGSLEVGKQADLVILEKNPRKTKPEEIRNIKVMSTWIDGKQVSLK from the coding sequence ATGACCTTGATTAAAAAAATACTCACCATTGTTCTATTAAGCTCAGCCTCTTTAACCTTTGCCAAAGGCAATGCCGACACCATTTTTTATGGTGGCCCAATTGTGACCGTTAACCAGAAAAACGATGAGGTCCAGGCCTTGGCAGTTCAGGGTGGAAAGATTGTGGCGGTGGGCAACAAAGATGCGGTCACGAAAGATTGGCAATCTAAAACGACGCAGTTGGTGGATCTCAAGGGTCAAACCTTAATGCCCGGATTTGTGGAACCTCACGTGCATATCATGATCACCTCGGTATTTGAGGGTCTCGGACTGAATCTGAGTAACTTTAATTTGCCTTACGATACCAAAGAGACCTTGATCGCCAAAATGAAAGCGCATCTGAAGAATGTACCCAAGGGCGGCTGGTTATTTGGCTTTGGTGTGGATCCATCACGCACCTCACCCTTTATGGCGGAACTCAATGCCGATGACCTTGACAAGGTATCGAAAGATGTACCGATTTTCATCGTCAATCAATCTGGACATATTGGCTACGTAAACCGCAAGGCCTTTGAGCTTGCTGGCGTAACTGATAAAACCCCAAACCCAAAGGGTGGCGGTATTTATGTGAAAGATGCTAATGGCAAGTTAACCGGTAAGTTAGTGGAGCCACCATCGTATTTGCCATTCATGGCCAAAATGCCCAATCCCACCGAGGCAGAGTTGATCGGCGCTATCTTAGGGACCATGCGCAAAATGGCATCGGTTGGCGTGACCACTGCCTCAGAGATGAGTGTGGGTGGTAATTTTGGGGTTGATAAAGAAATCGCTATTTATAAAGGCCTCTTTGCTAAAAATCTTTCTCCGATTCGGGTTCGTGGTTATCTATTTAGTGAGGCGATGCCCCCAGGTTATAAAACCATTAAGTCAAATGAGGGCGATGATCGCTTGCGATTCATTGGGATTAAATACATCTCCGACGGCTCAACCCAAGGCTTAACCGCCGCGCTGCGCGAGCCCTATACCTATCCCAAGGGAAGTTCTTGGAGTGGTGCGCTCAATTACAAAGATGACGAGATTTATCAATCGATGAAGTCATACTTTGATCAAGGTTGGCAGATCTCCACCCATTCCAATGGTGATAAGGCAATTGATCAAACCTTAAAAAGTTACACCAAGCTCTTGGCCGGGAACTCCAAGCCGCAAGATCGACGCCTGCGGATTGAGCACTTCACAGTGAATCATCCAGCACAAGTGCAACAAACCGTGAAATTGGGCGTGATTCCTAGCTTTACGATTGGCCACGTCGATTATTGGGGCTCGGCTTTTTACAATCAGATTATTGGCGCAGATCGCGCCAAGCGGATTGACCCCGCTGGGGAGATTAAGCGTGCTGGTGGTAAGTTCACCTTACACAGCGACACCCCAGTCTCTAATGTTGGCCCACTGAACTACATTACTGAGTCGGTCACCCGGATGTGGCAGTTACCTCCCAGCAAAGCTTTAGGCCCAGATCAAGCAATCTCAGTCGATGATGCCATTCGGGCGATTACGATTGATGCGGCTTATCAGATCTTTGCCGACCAATTGGTTGGTAGCTTAGAGGTTGGAAAGCAGGCCGATTTAGTGATCCTAGAAAAGAACCCACGTAAAACCAAGCCTGAAGAGATTCGTAATATTAAGGTCATGTCGACCTGGATCGATGGCAAGCAGGTCAGTTTGAAGTAA
- a CDS encoding GGDEF domain-containing protein, whose amino-acid sequence MMSEFIVISLYAVSLIFQISAFYLSYQLFRRAGAYRLPCLFLMLGFLTIALRQMNLLINAIGDSDPNQLDALITLITSSLFVLGIHYLIRAFSSIEIQSDIFEHDAKVDTMTGVFRRQETFNRLQQEISRSFRNRQPLALIMIDIDHFKFVNDRYGHLVGNVVLKNLAISCQQELRNIDILGRVGGEEFLVVLPNTHEDAALAIAERLRIQIQNCVVAQIDNEPIRITISCGVAIFKPESELDLVHPALADKYFQQADLAMYQAKQGGRNQSVVWADSKSV is encoded by the coding sequence ATGATGAGTGAGTTCATTGTTATTAGTTTGTATGCTGTATCTCTGATTTTTCAAATCAGCGCATTTTATTTGTCTTATCAACTCTTTCGTCGCGCAGGCGCATATCGATTACCTTGTTTATTTTTAATGCTGGGTTTTCTTACGATTGCATTACGTCAAATGAATCTTTTAATCAATGCGATTGGGGACAGCGATCCAAATCAACTTGACGCCTTAATTACTCTAATAACTTCTAGCTTATTCGTGCTGGGAATACATTATCTTATTCGGGCATTTTCCAGCATTGAAATTCAAAGTGACATTTTTGAGCATGATGCAAAGGTCGATACGATGACCGGTGTATTTCGTCGTCAGGAAACTTTTAATCGCTTACAACAAGAGATCAGTCGAAGTTTTCGTAATCGTCAACCACTAGCACTTATTATGATTGATATTGACCATTTCAAGTTTGTGAATGATCGTTATGGGCATTTAGTCGGAAATGTAGTGCTAAAAAATTTAGCTATATCCTGTCAGCAAGAATTACGAAATATTGATATTCTCGGACGAGTTGGGGGGGAGGAGTTCTTAGTTGTTTTGCCTAATACGCATGAGGATGCGGCTCTAGCGATTGCAGAGCGTCTACGAATTCAGATTCAGAATTGTGTTGTTGCGCAGATTGACAATGAGCCAATTCGAATTACGATTAGCTGTGGTGTCGCTATTTTTAAACCAGAGAGCGAGTTAGATTTAGTTCATCCTGCCTTAGCAGATAAATATTTTCAGCAAGCTGATTTAGCAATGTACCAGGCTAAGCAGGGAGGCCGAAACCAAAGCGTAGTTTGGGCGGATTCCAAAAGCGTCTAG
- a CDS encoding HD domain-containing phosphohydrolase, translating into MESLNDLQKQNWALLAHATASSALVRSHNRDELIEGVCSAIVNQPPYILAWVGLAIHDDLKTVQVIGAHGVAADYARNIDVKWSPNTSAGRGPTGECIQTSSPVLISDSENDPRFLPWRENSKSYGIRSVIAVPIKDHEPQAIGALTVYANLPNAFGEIEVQLFKSLAQEIGFGLGAIEKQRVLDEEIMKRERLNAQLVDSLNATIEAMSKTMEWRDPYTAGHQKRVAVLSQAIAQKIGWSEEKIKGLYLAALVHDMGKIATPSEILTKPSKLSDAEMALIHEHPQTGYDILKDIPFTWPIAQAVYQHHERLDGSGYPNRLVGDAIIPEARILAVADTIEAMSYHRPYRPALGLERALEQIKADAGIGLDSQVVNAACTILDDATFRQLMMADDE; encoded by the coding sequence TTGGAAAGCCTTAATGATCTGCAGAAGCAAAACTGGGCACTCCTCGCGCATGCGACGGCATCCTCTGCCTTGGTACGCTCTCACAACCGGGACGAGCTCATCGAAGGTGTTTGTAGTGCAATCGTTAATCAACCACCTTACATATTGGCCTGGGTTGGTCTAGCGATTCATGACGATCTAAAAACCGTTCAGGTAATTGGTGCGCACGGCGTAGCAGCTGATTATGCTAGAAATATCGATGTTAAATGGTCGCCTAATACATCAGCCGGTCGCGGACCAACGGGAGAATGCATTCAAACGAGTTCGCCCGTCCTAATTTCAGATTCTGAGAATGACCCGCGCTTTTTACCTTGGCGGGAGAACTCTAAATCATATGGTATTCGGTCAGTCATTGCAGTGCCGATTAAGGACCACGAACCCCAAGCAATTGGTGCGCTTACGGTCTACGCTAATTTGCCGAATGCGTTTGGTGAAATTGAGGTTCAGTTATTTAAGAGTTTGGCTCAGGAAATCGGCTTTGGGCTGGGAGCCATTGAAAAGCAACGCGTGCTTGATGAAGAAATCATGAAGCGCGAACGATTAAATGCGCAATTAGTTGATTCCTTGAATGCAACGATTGAGGCTATGTCTAAAACCATGGAGTGGCGTGATCCTTATACAGCCGGGCACCAAAAAAGGGTTGCTGTTCTATCGCAAGCAATAGCCCAAAAGATAGGCTGGAGTGAGGAGAAAATTAAAGGCTTATATCTTGCTGCGTTAGTGCATGATATGGGAAAAATTGCGACGCCATCTGAGATATTAACCAAGCCGTCCAAACTCAGTGATGCTGAAATGGCATTAATTCATGAGCATCCTCAAACCGGGTACGACATCCTCAAAGATATTCCATTTACCTGGCCGATCGCGCAAGCGGTATATCAGCACCATGAGCGTCTTGACGGGAGTGGCTACCCGAATCGGCTTGTTGGCGATGCCATCATTCCAGAAGCCAGAATCTTGGCCGTAGCCGATACGATTGAAGCGATGAGCTACCATCGACCCTATCGACCCGCGTTGGGCTTGGAGCGAGCCTTAGAGCAAATCAAAGCAGATGCAGGAATTGGTTTGGATTCTCAGGTTGTCAATGCAGCCTGCACCATTTTGGATGATGCAACATTTCGTCAATTAATGATGGCTGATGATGAGTGA
- a CDS encoding glycosyltransferase: protein MAYQTIKAKYVICLTAALVWMVISIWLSLPWYHDLSQVIGWPLAIFFISFIAIIPGYMNAFVISSLLLDKRPPNLRGEHYPPISILIAAYNEASDIATTLESIFQEDYPNTVHVIVINDGSRDGTASIVRQLIPDHPQLQLIDLQKNGGKANALNHGLKKCTTDIVITIDADSYLLKDALRHLVGRYLSDPTNTRAVAGEILIRNSRENWITKAQEWDYFLGIASIKRVQSLFQGTLVAQGAFSLYDRKTVEALGGWPDKVGEDIVLTWKILLAGYRVGHAENACAFTTCPNTLMKFVNQRRRWSRGLIESFKENWPILFKAQKSTIYIWWNTLFPIIDVAYTFGFIPGLILAGFGIYWIVGPMTIALIPMAFLLNIVMYNRGKAMFVQENLHIRKNYLGFVFYVLAYGMVLQPACVWGYVSEIFNLRKHWGTK from the coding sequence ATGGCTTATCAAACAATTAAAGCCAAATACGTGATCTGCCTCACGGCAGCGCTTGTCTGGATGGTAATCTCGATTTGGTTATCACTACCGTGGTACCACGATCTTTCTCAAGTGATTGGCTGGCCACTCGCTATTTTCTTTATCTCATTTATTGCCATTATTCCGGGCTACATGAATGCGTTTGTGATTAGCTCCTTACTGCTTGACAAGCGCCCGCCTAATTTACGGGGAGAGCACTACCCGCCTATTTCAATTTTGATTGCGGCCTATAACGAGGCTTCTGACATTGCAACGACACTAGAGAGTATTTTTCAAGAGGACTATCCCAATACAGTCCATGTGATTGTGATTAATGATGGCTCTCGAGATGGCACGGCTTCTATCGTTCGTCAGTTGATACCTGATCATCCCCAGCTCCAGTTGATTGATTTGCAAAAGAATGGGGGGAAAGCCAATGCACTTAATCATGGGCTAAAAAAGTGCACGACCGATATTGTGATCACAATTGATGCGGACTCCTACTTGCTAAAAGATGCATTACGCCATTTGGTGGGACGCTACTTATCTGATCCGACCAACACTCGCGCAGTCGCCGGCGAAATCCTGATTCGGAACTCGCGAGAGAACTGGATTACTAAAGCACAGGAGTGGGATTACTTTTTGGGGATCGCCTCGATAAAACGCGTTCAATCGCTATTTCAGGGAACCTTGGTTGCTCAAGGTGCTTTTTCGCTCTATGACCGTAAGACTGTTGAGGCCCTTGGAGGCTGGCCCGATAAGGTGGGCGAAGATATTGTGCTGACTTGGAAAATATTGCTTGCAGGCTACCGCGTAGGGCATGCCGAGAATGCCTGTGCATTCACAACCTGTCCCAATACCTTAATGAAATTTGTGAATCAACGCCGGCGTTGGTCGCGTGGCTTGATCGAATCCTTTAAAGAAAATTGGCCCATTCTTTTTAAAGCACAGAAAAGTACGATTTACATTTGGTGGAACACCCTCTTCCCAATCATTGATGTGGCCTACACCTTCGGCTTTATCCCAGGATTAATCCTTGCTGGCTTCGGTATCTACTGGATCGTGGGGCCAATGACCATTGCCCTCATTCCGATGGCATTTCTGCTCAATATTGTGATGTACAACCGCGGCAAAGCCATGTTTGTTCAAGAAAATTTGCATATCCGAAAAAATTATCTTGGGTTCGTCTTCTATGTATTGGCCTATGGCATGGTGTTGCAACCGGCCTGTGTTTGGGGCTACGTCAGCGAAATTTTTAATCTTCGTAAGCACTGGGGCACCAAATGA
- a CDS encoding patatin-like phospholipase family protein — protein MQRRTFLKTSALAAPAVASTSYLSPLHAQQPPPEGLAQKAEQISEKIFGNDGLSIPIATTPKVSPLAKGLDRTMVLGGGGEYYIAWYCGFFHGLLEAGLDMAGLPQMVVGTSAGSYMGSSLLSGHFKRLRTEMDFFGEFPKIFAKLAPTTNPNASQLRAMEINMSATDGSIETRQVIGRAALAADNRLNGSRVEALAALLTGDSKTDWPTPKMFTSSIDCYTGERLIIGQASARKNKIPLAHAVAASSSLPGIVGPTLLGQRYGMDGGMCSNPAHVDVVAGSKRALVITLTDGVTGPILTKIPHPMAQNIKDIESVGTKVKWIVAGAPDGINLTDPRQIQPALRAGYERAKREAAQIKAFWA, from the coding sequence ATGCAACGTCGAACCTTTCTAAAAACATCTGCCTTGGCTGCGCCTGCTGTCGCAAGTACTTCCTACCTATCTCCACTCCATGCTCAACAACCTCCCCCTGAGGGCTTGGCGCAGAAAGCTGAACAGATCTCAGAGAAGATCTTTGGTAACGACGGTTTGTCGATTCCGATTGCGACGACACCAAAGGTTTCTCCCTTAGCCAAAGGTCTGGATCGTACGATGGTGTTGGGTGGTGGCGGGGAGTATTACATCGCCTGGTACTGTGGATTCTTTCACGGTCTGTTGGAAGCTGGTCTTGATATGGCCGGCTTGCCTCAAATGGTGGTGGGAACCTCGGCTGGTTCCTATATGGGTTCATCGCTGTTATCAGGACACTTCAAACGCCTACGTACTGAAATGGATTTCTTTGGTGAGTTTCCCAAGATCTTTGCCAAACTTGCACCAACGACCAACCCCAATGCGAGTCAGCTCAGAGCCATGGAAATTAACATGAGTGCGACCGATGGCAGCATTGAAACGAGGCAAGTGATTGGTCGAGCTGCACTAGCAGCAGACAATCGTTTGAATGGCTCCCGTGTTGAAGCACTCGCAGCATTACTCACCGGCGATAGTAAGACCGATTGGCCAACACCCAAAATGTTCACATCCTCCATTGATTGCTATACCGGTGAACGGTTGATTATTGGCCAAGCCAGTGCTCGAAAGAATAAGATTCCCTTAGCTCACGCCGTCGCAGCAAGCAGCTCGCTCCCAGGAATCGTGGGACCTACCTTACTGGGTCAGCGCTACGGCATGGACGGTGGCATGTGCTCTAATCCAGCGCATGTTGATGTGGTCGCCGGATCAAAACGTGCTCTGGTGATTACTCTCACCGATGGTGTAACTGGCCCCATTCTGACGAAGATTCCGCATCCGATGGCACAAAACATCAAAGATATTGAGAGTGTGGGCACGAAAGTGAAATGGATTGTAGCGGGAGCACCAGACGGAATTAATCTAACAGACCCCCGTCAAATCCAACCTGCTCTGAGAGCAGGGTATGAGCGGGCAAAGAGGGAAGCAGCTCAAATTAAGGCTTTTTGGGCCTAA
- a CDS encoding rhodanese-like domain-containing protein, whose protein sequence is MKQLLPILLSVTIIFGSASALADNKAIAVDEMAGYLDFVDYGGGVIFAEQIPAEEYKKMLIIDARDRTQFEKGRIPGAINIEWRRVLAQKNQIPKDKTVLIYCNTGSLSAQAGFALRVAGYENVRILQGGFEEWKAKGGLDANKNALRRQTKN, encoded by the coding sequence ATGAAGCAATTACTCCCAATTCTCCTCAGTGTCACCATCATTTTTGGAAGTGCATCGGCACTGGCCGACAACAAAGCCATTGCAGTCGATGAGATGGCAGGGTATCTTGACTTCGTGGATTACGGTGGCGGCGTTATCTTTGCCGAGCAGATTCCTGCCGAAGAATATAAAAAGATGCTCATCATTGATGCTCGCGATCGGACTCAGTTCGAGAAGGGTCGTATACCCGGAGCTATCAATATCGAGTGGCGCCGGGTACTTGCCCAAAAGAATCAGATCCCCAAAGACAAAACGGTATTGATTTATTGCAATACTGGAAGCCTCTCCGCACAGGCTGGGTTCGCTTTACGTGTTGCCGGATATGAAAACGTCCGAATCTTGCAGGGTGGCTTTGAAGAGTGGAAGGCCAAAGGGGGCTTGGATGCCAACAAAAATGCATTGCGTCGACAAACCAAAAACTAG